One Coffea arabica cultivar ET-39 chromosome 5e, Coffea Arabica ET-39 HiFi, whole genome shotgun sequence DNA segment encodes these proteins:
- the LOC113687322 gene encoding uncharacterized protein, which yields MAEGTRFKALEEQIKRQENKLQEFIEDSLLNRKQIDERLETITAELKTLVATVSTQYGNLMRTINGDKGILGPGSNAEKFPNRSGNRNVIWLDEPHQERGVRKNFHGPFPKVEFPLFRGENPREWLRKCIKYFQIYHVAEEQWFDMIEMHLEDKADIWFQGFKMGLSKLSWPEFEEGLIKRFGEVGQDDAVEEFSKLQQTSTVLAYQEKFEELKARVLIKTPGLTEPFFISCFLSGLSEELKISVKMHKPRTLSDAFETARMQEKAFEAFTKKQKMASKSFALPSPRVNHALEGAESSKRGGSPVFQKISPSELQYRKTNHLCFKCGDRYGPGHVCSRKGIHMLLVDDEDKGKLEESILTEGEVIEYSGASSHKDVEFSIHSMTGELLQGTIKLKGKFNRKPLSIFLDGGSSHTFVKASVFEENPQLVVPRKPFAVKVANGQVLQCNSWVPRMTWEMQGHTFTHDVYVLAIESYNMVLGVDWMREHSPVTFDFKHLQFSFNQEGQEVKLQGDLGETNIKLRKGETVQKFLRRKKKETLRRPCVLAVDTPEVTSHTDDSISALLADYTDVFGEPSTLPPIRQLDHKIPLKPDSKPFKLIPYRYPHTQKNEIEKQVQEMLVNGIIQPSHSPFTSPVLLVRKKDETWRFCIDYRQLNEITIKDKFSIPIIDDLLDELHDIINFMPYAKLSKCTFGQPHVEYLGHIVTEDGVVTDPAKVESMVSWPRPDSVKALRGFLGLTGYYRRFVKGYGLIAKPLTDLLRKDSFEWSIEAENAFCQLKRAMSSTPVLAVPDFTKPFILETDASQKALGAVLMQQGRPIAYMSQVLANKNPRMSIYEKELLSLIVAVTKWRHYLMGAHSSLRRTMKVSSIC from the exons ATGGCCGAAGGTACAAGATTCAAAGCTCTGGAGGAACAGATCAAACGGCAAGAAAACAAACTGCAGGAATTCATTGAAGATTCTCTTCTGAATAGGAAGCAGATCGATGAACGGTTGGAGACTATCACTGCAGAATTGAAGACCCTGGTAGCAACTGTGTCGACTCAATATGGCAATCTCATGCGAACCATCAATGGAGATAAGGGAATTTTGGGTCCCGGCAGTAATGCAGAGAAGTTTCCAAATCGATCGGGTAATCGGAACGTAATTTGGTTGGATGAGCCCCATCAAGAACGTGGAGTAAGGAAGAATTTTCATGGCCCTTTCCCTAAGGTGGAATTTCCTCTGTTCAGAGGGGAAAATCCCCGagaatggctaaggaaatgtaTCAAATACTTTCAGATATATCATGTGGCAGAGGAACAATGGTTCGATatgatagaaatgcatttagaGGATAAGGCAGATATATGGTTTCAAGGGTTCAAGATGGGTCTAAGTAAGCTTTCTTGGCCTGAGTTTGAAGAAGGACTCATAAAGAGATTTGGAGAAGTCGGACAAGATGATGCAGTAGAAGAGTTCAGTAAATTGCAGCAAACCTCCACCGTTTTAGCGTATCAGGAGAAATTCGAAGAGCTCAAAGCCAGAGTTTTGATCAAGACCCCAGGACTAACAGAACCTTTCTTTATCTCTTGCTTCTTGAGTGGGTTATCTGAAGAGCTCAAGATATCCGTCAAAATGCACAAGCCTCGAACTCTGTCAGATGCCTTTGAGACAGCGAGAATGCAGGAAAAGGCCTTTGAAGCATTCACCAagaaacagaaaatggcttCCAAGAGCTTCGCTCTACCTTCACCTAGAGTGAATCATGCTCTTGAAGGAGCCGAGAGTAGTAAAAGAGGGGGATCTCCTGTGTTCCAGAAAATATCCCCATCAGAATTACAGTACAGAAAGACCAATCATCTATGCTTCAAATGTGGGGATAGATATGGACCCGGGCATGTATGTAGTAGGAAGGGGATTCACATGTTACTCGTTGATGATGAAGACAAAGGAAAATTGGAGGAATCAATCTTGACCGAAGGGGAAGTGATAGAATATAGTGGGGCCAGTAGTCATAAAGATGTAGAATTTTCCATCCATTCTATGACTGGTGAACTGCTGCAAGGCACTATCAAACTGAAGGGGAAATTTAATAGGAAACCGCTCTCAATATTTTTGGATGGAGGAAGTTCTCACACTTTTGTTAAAGCTTCAGTGTTCGAGGAAAATCCTCAATTAGTAGTACCAAGGAAACCGTTCGCAGTCAAGGTGGCTAATGGGCAGGTGCTACAGTGTAATAGCTGGGTTCCACGGATGACCTGGGAAATGCAAGGGCATACATTCACTCATGATGTATATGTGCTCGCAATTGAGTCGTATAATATGGTATTGGGGGTCGATTGGATGAGGGAGCACAGTCCTGTAACCTTTGATTTCAAGCATCTGCAATTCTCCTTTAATCAGGAAGGGCAGGAAGTGAAGCTACAAGGAGATTTGGGAGAGACAAACATCAAACTGAGGAAGGGAGAAACTGTCCAAAAGTTTTTGAGacggaagaagaaagaaactctccGCAGGCCCTGTGTTCTAGCAGTTGATACTCCTGAGGTAACATCTCACACTGATGACTCCATAAGTGCACTCCTGGCTGATTATACTGATGTGTTTGGAGAACCTTCCACCTTACCTCCTATTAGACAGTTAGATCACAAGATACCCCTTAAGCCAGATTCTAAACCTTTCAAGTTGATTCCTTATAGATATCCCCATACtcaaaagaatgaaattgaaaaacaaGTTCAGGAAATGCTAGTTAATGGCATTATTCAGCCTAGTCATAGCCCTTTCACTTCACCTGTCCTGCTAGTTAGAAAAAAAGATGAAACCTGGAGATTTTGTATTGATTATAGACAGTTAAATGAAATCACCATTAAGGACAAATTTTCCATCCCTATCATTGATGATCTCTTGGACGAGCTCCATG ATATCATAAACTTTATGCCATATGCCAAACTCTCCAAATGCACTTTTGGTCAGCCACATGTTGAGTACTTGGGACACATCGTCACCGAGGATGGAGTAGTAACTGATCCTGCAAAGGTAGAGAGCATGGTATCCTGGCCACGACCTGATTCTGTCAAAGCATTAAGGGGTTTTCTTGGGTTGACCGGGTATTATCGAAGATTTGTTAAGGGCTATGGGTTGATAGCTAAACCTTTGACTGATTTGTTAAGGAAAGATTCCTTTGAGTGGAGTATCGAAGCGGAGAACGCTTTCTGCCAGTTGAAACGTGCCATGAGTTCTACCCCTGTATTAGCAGTACCGGACTTTACTAAACCTTTCATCCTAGAGACTGATGCCAGCCAAAAAGCTCTAGGAGCTGTGTTGATGCAACAAGGAAGACCAATAGCATATATGAGTCAGGTACTAGCAAATAAAAATCCTAGGATGTCAATATATGAGAAGGAGTTGCTGTCCCTAATTGTTGCAGTGACGAAGTGGAGGCATTATTTGATGGGAGCACATTCATCATTAAGACGGACCATGAAAGTCTCAAGTATCTGCTAG